TCCAGGTCTTCTCGAACCCGTAGCCCACCTCGAACGGGTTGGTGTCGTAGGTGATGTCGCAGCCCCACGACAGGATCCCGGCCTCGATGCGGCGGATGTGGCACGGTCCGATCACCCGCATGCCGTGCGGTTCACCCGCCTGCCAGACCGCGTCCCACAGCGTGACGCCGTCGCGGCTGGCGTTGTGCAGGTAGATCTCGTAGCCGAGCTCGGCGGTGTAGCCGGTGCGCGAGACCACCACCCGCATGCCGTCCAGCTCGCGCTCCACCGCGTAGTAGTAGGGCACGTCGAGGATCGACTCGCCGAACAGGTCCACCATGACGTCCCGCGACTTCGGTCCCTGGACCTGCACCGGCCCCACGTCGGCCTCGCGGATCCGCACGTCCATCCCGGAGTTCCGCGCCAGGCCCTGGGCCCACAGCAGCACGTCGCTGTCGGCCAGCGACAACCAGAAGTGGTTCTCGCCGAGCCGCAGCAGCACCGGGTCGTTGATGATGCCGCCGTCCTCGTTGGTGATGAACACGTACTTGCACTGCCCGACCTTGCACTTGGTGAGGTCGCGCGGCACGAGCATGTTGGTGAACTCGAACGCGTCGGGTCCGGTGATCTCCACCTGCCGCTCGACGCCGACGTCCCACAGCGTCACGCCTTCCAGCAGCGCCCAGTACTCGGCGACGGGGTCACCGTAGTGCCGCGGGTGGTAGGTGTGGTTGTACACGCTGTACAGGCCGACGCCGTGCCGCCGCGAGGCGTAGAAGAACGGCGACTTGCGGATCCTGGGGTAGAGCAGGACGCCGGGGTTCGGGTTGATGCTCATGTCTGGCTCCTTCGAGGGGTCCGGGCGGTGGGTAGGCGGAGCCCGCACCGCGGGTCGACCTCCGCGGGCGGGCGTGTGCAGTTCGCTGGGACGCGCGGCGATCAGCAGCGCATCCGGGTCATCTCGGGGTCGAACACGGGGTCGGCGGCGACCGTCGCCGGG
This region of Saccharopolyspora hordei genomic DNA includes:
- a CDS encoding glycine cleavage T C-terminal barrel domain-containing protein; its protein translation is MSINPNPGVLLYPRIRKSPFFYASRRHGVGLYSVYNHTYHPRHYGDPVAEYWALLEGVTLWDVGVERQVEITGPDAFEFTNMLVPRDLTKCKVGQCKYVFITNEDGGIINDPVLLRLGENHFWLSLADSDVLLWAQGLARNSGMDVRIREADVGPVQVQGPKSRDVMVDLFGESILDVPYYYAVERELDGMRVVVSRTGYTAELGYEIYLHNASRDGVTLWDAVWQAGEPHGMRVIGPCHIRRIEAGILSWGCDITYDTNPFEVGYGFEKTWMVDLEQEADFIGKAALQRIKAEGVSRKLVGVEIGGPSVGSFNDGQMVDVFDVHDPHGLRIGEVTSACYSPRLERNIGYAMVPIAYQELGTELVVHTQHGPQEAVVVEKPFLDPTKDIPKALVRTA